The Corylus avellana chromosome ca8, CavTom2PMs-1.0 genome has a segment encoding these proteins:
- the LOC132190224 gene encoding oligopeptide transporter 2-like, whose product MAGAALETERTAATSSDDESPVEEVRLTVSNEDDPSLPVWTFRTWFLGLVSCVLLSFLNTFFQYRTEPLVISMISVQVGTLPIGRFMARALPTTTFRIPGFGDRQYFSLNPGPFNMKEHVLISIFANAGAGFGSGAAYAISIVDIIRAFYHRKISFFASWILVITTQVLGYGWAGILRKYVVDPAHMWWPSSLVQVSLFRALHDKDNRRMSRGKFFLIALICSFSWYIIPGYLFPTLSTISWVCWAFPKSVTAQQIGSGMSGLGLGSFSLDWSVIASYLGSPLISPFFAVVNVAAGYFLILYVLVPISYWGVNLYDAKNFPIFSSHLFNAQGHKYNVSTIVDDKFQLDIPAYERQGHIHLSVFFALTYGIGFAAIISTLTHVALFNGRDIYMQFRASYSGKEDIHTRLMRKYKDIPNWWFYVMLAVSLILSLALCIFMNDQIQMPWWGLIFAAGLALTFTLPVSIITATTNQSPGLNIITEYIMGVMLPGRPIANVCFKTYGYISMAQAVSFLSDFKLGHYMKIPPRSMFIAQCIGTIIAGTINLGVAWWLLNTVENICQDELLPPNSPWKCPGDRVFFDASVIWGLVGPKRIFGSLGSYSALNWFFLVGAVGPLCVWLLQKAFPNQKWISLINLPVLLGATAAMPPATSVNFNCWIVVGTIFNYFIFKYRKRWWQRYNYVLSAALDAGLAFMGVLLYFSLTMADISISWWGVDSGERCELATCPTAKGILADGCPGS is encoded by the exons ATGGCCGGCGCCGCCCTCGAAACCGAGCGCACCGCCGCCACAAGCAGCGACGACGAGTCTCCAGTCGAGGAGGTCCGTCTCACGGTGTCCAACGAAGACGACCCAAGCCTCCCGGTGTGGACCTTCCGGACTTGGTTCCTGGGCCTAGTCTCGTGCGTGCTGCTCTCCTTCCTCAACACCTTCTTCCAGTACCGGACCGAGCCGCTCGTCATCTCCATGATCTCGGTCCAGGTCGGGACCCTCCCCATCGGACGGTTCATGGCCAGGGCGCTTCCCACGACGACGTTTCGGATCCCCGGGTTCGGGGACAGACAGTACTTCTCGTTGAACCCGGGACCCTTCAACATGAAGGAGCACGTGCTCATCTCCATCTTCGCCAATGCAGGCGCGGGGTTTGGGAGCGGAGCCGCATATGCGATCAGCATCGTGGACATTATCAGGGCCTTTTATCATCGAAAAATCTCCTTCTTCGCTAGTTGGATCCTTGTCATCACGACACAG GTATTGGGATATGGGTGGGCTGGGATACTGAGAAAGTACGTGGTGGATCCTGCACACATGTGGTGGCCGAGTAGTCTGGTTCAGGTCTCGTTGTTCAG GGCTCTGCATGACAAAGACAACCGCCGCATGTCACGGGGGAAGTTCTTCCTGATTGCACTGATATGCAGCTTCTCCTGGTACATAATCCCGGGCTACCTTTTTCCCACCTTGTCAACCATTTCATGGGTCTGCTGGGCCTTCCCAAAGTCCGTGACAGCCCAGCAGATTGGGTCGGGCATGAGTGGGCTCGGTCTTGGGTCCTTTTCCCTCGACTGGTCCGTCATCGCCTCATACCTTGGCAGCCCTCTTATCAGCCCCTTCTTTGCCGTTGTCAATGTTGCTGCGGGCTATTTCCTAATCTTGTATGTGCTCGTTCCAATATCCTACTGGGGAGTAAATCTGTACGATGCCAAAAATTTCCCAATCTTCTCCTCACATTTATTCAATGCCCAAGGACATAAATACAACGTATCAACCATCGTGGACGACAAGTTCCAGCTGGACATTCCAGCATATGAAAGGCAGGGACACATTCACCTGAGTGTATTTTTTGCTCTCACATATGGCATTGGCTTTGCCGCCATCATATCTACCCTCACTCATGTGGCACTGTTTAACGGGAG GGACATATATATGCAATTCCGAGCTTCATATAGTGGGAAGGAAGATATTCACACAAGATTAATGAGGAAATACAAGGACATACCCAACTGGTGGTTCTATGTGATGCTTGCGGTGTCGTTGATTCTCTCTCTAGCATTATGCATTTTCATGAACGATCAGATCCAAATGCCATGGTGGGGGCTCATCTTTGCGGCAGGACTTGCATTAACTTTCACTCTTCCAGTCAGCATCATAACAGCCACAACAAATCAG TCACCAGGGCTAAACATCATCACAGAATACATCATGGGTGTCATGTTGCCAGGTAGGCCAATAGCCAATGTCTGCTTCAAGACCTATGGGTACATAAGCATGGCGCAGGCAGTTTCCTTTCTAAGTGATTTCAAGTTAGGCCATTACATGAAGATTCCACCAAGATCAATGTTCATTGCTCAG TGCATAGGAACCATAATAGCTGGAACAATCAATCTTGGAGTGGCATGGTGGCTGCTGAACACCGTTGAGAACATCTGCCAGGATGAATTACTACCTCCCAACAGTCCCTGGAAATGTCCCGGCGACCGTGTCTTCTTCGATGCATCCGTCATCTGGGGTTTGGTCGGACCAAAACGAATTTTTGGCTCCCTCGGCAGCTATTCAGCGCTCAATTGGTTCTTCCTTGTAGGCGCCGTGGGACCTCTCTGTGTATGGCTGCTGCAGAAAGCTTTCCCCAACCAGAAATGGATCTCACTGATTAACCTTCCAGTGCTTCTCGGAGCTACAGCAGCAATGCCGCCAGCTACAAGTGTGAACTTCAACTGCTGGATTGTGGTTGGAACTATATTCAACTACTTCATTTTCAAATACAGAAAGAGGTGGTGGCAACGGTACAATTATGTTCTCTCAGCAGCCTTGGATGCTGGGTTGGCTTTCATGGGGGTGCTTCTGTATTTCTCGCTTACCATGGCCGACATCAGCATTTCCTGGTGGGGTGTTGATAGTGGTGAGCGCTGTGAACTGGCCACGTGTCCTACTGCCAAAGGAATACTTGCTGATGGCTGTCCTGGGTCTTAG
- the LOC132190250 gene encoding pentatricopeptide repeat-containing protein At1g09900: MDFMVHTKQTPEGFCSFSDFHREGTRSVTSFGGRVRGSFGSSFSSVRVHMGCKARVFVLSADGIRCKKPEGPRKQRKIRVFAVSKVENFGSNGRLQHGEQIPPGHLNGTESSSTTSRSFEEFEGNNHLRKLVRNGDLEEGFKLLQDMVYRGDIPDIIACTSLIRGFCKTGKTRKATRVMDILEESGAVPDVITYNVLISGYCKSGEIDNALRVLDRMSIAPDVVTYNTILRTLCDSGKLKQAMEVLDWQLQRECYPDVITYTILIEATCKESGVEQAMKLLDEMRIKGCKPDVVTYNVLINGICKEGRLDEAIKFLNSMPSYGCQPNVITHNIILRSMCSTGRWMDAERLLAEMLRKGCSPSVVTFNILINFLCRKGLLGRAIDILEKMPDHGCTPNSLSYNPLLHGFCQEKKMDRAIEYLDVMVSRGCYPDIVTYNTLLTALCKDGKVDVAVEILNQLSSKGCSPVLITYNTVIDGLSKVGQTERAIELLDEMRGKGLKPDVITYSSLVGGLSREGKVEEAIKFFNDLERLGVRPNAITYNAIMWGLCKAQQTSRAIDFLAYMVSRGCKPTEASYTILIEGMANEGLAKEALELLNQLCSRGVVKKSSAEQVVVRI, from the coding sequence TTGCTCATTTTCAGATTTTCATAGGGAGGGCACTAGAAGTGTTACTAGTTTTGGAGGTAGGGTTAGGGGTAGTTTCGGTTCCAGCTTTAGTTCAGTGAGAGTCCATATGGGCTGCAAAGCTCGCGTTTTTGTCCTCTCTGCTGATGGTATTCGGTGTAAAAAACCTGAGGGGCCCCGGAAACAAAGGAAGATTCGTGTGTTTGCTGTTTCCAAGGTCGAGAATTTTGGTTCAAATGGTAGATTGCAACATGGTGAACAAATCCCACCTGGGCATTTGAATGGCACAGAGTCCTCATCGACCACTTCACGCAGTTTTGAGGAATTTGAGGGTAATAATCATCTAAGAAAGTTGGTTAGAAATGGGGATTTAGAAGAAGGGTTTAAGCTTCTCCAGGACATGGTTTATCGGGGTGATATACCGGATATTATCGCTTGCACAAGTCTGATCCGTGGGTTTTGTAAGACAGGTAAAACTAGGAAGGCAACTCGGGTTATGGACATTCTGGAAGAGTCTGGAGCTGTTCCTGATGTTATAACTTACAATGTTTTGATTAGTGGGTATTGCAAGTCTGGGGAGATTGACAATGCCTTACGGGTCCTGGACCGAATGAGCATTGCTCCAGATGTTGTCACATATAATACGATTTTGCGTACTTTGTGTGATAGTGGGAAACTGAAGCAAGCAATGGAGGTTCTTGATTGGCAGTTGCAAAGGGAGTGTTATCCAGATGTGATTACGTATACTATATTGATCGAAGCAACTTGTAAGGAAAGTGGGGTTGAGCAAGCAATGAAACTCCTAGATGAGATGAGGATTAAAGGATGCAAACCTGATGTGGTTACTTACAATGTTCTTATCAATGGGATTTGTAAGGAAGGGAGGTTGGACGAGGCAATCAAGTTTTTGAATAGCATGCCATCATACGGTTGCCAGCCCAATGTAATTACCCATAATATTATCTTGCGGAGCATGTGTAGCACCGGGAGGTGGATGGATGCTGAAAGACTGTTAGCTGAGATGCTTCGCAAAGGGTGTTCTCCTAGTGTCGTTACTTTCAACATTTTGATAAATTTCTTGTGCCGAAAGGGTTTACTCGGTCGAGCAATTGACATTTTAGAGAAGATGCCTGATCATGGTTGTACCCCTAATTCCTTGAGTTATAACCCTTTGCTTCATGGGTTTTGCCAAGAAAAGAAGATGGATAGAGCAATTGAGTATCTGGATGTAATGGTGTCTAGGGGCTGTTACCCTGATATTGTGACCTACAACACTTTGCTCACAGCATTATGCAAAGATGGGAAGGTTGATGTTGCAGTCGAGATACTTAATCAGCTAAGTAGCAAGGGTTGCTCTCCTGTTTTGATCACATATAACACAGTGATTGATGGACTTTCAAAAGTTGGGCAAACAGAACGTGCTATAGAACTTTTGGATGAGATGCGAGGAAAGGGTCTTAAACCTGATGTAATTACCTACTCTTCACTTGTAGGAGGGCTTAGTAGAGAAGGAAAGGTTGAGGAAGCAATCAAGTTTTTTAATGACTTAGAAAGATTGGGTGTCAGGCCCAACGCTATTACCTACAACGCTATCATGTGGGGACTCTGTAAGGCTCAGCAAACCAGTCGTGCAATTGATTTCTTGGCTTATATGGTGTCCAGAGGATGTAAACCTACTGAAGCTTCATACACCATTCTTATTGAAGGCATGGCTAATGAAGGTTTGGCTAAGGAGGCTTTGGAGCTACTGAATCAGTTGTGCTCCAGAGGAGTTGTGAAGAAAAGTTCAGCAGAACAGGTGGTAGTCAGGATTTAG